The following are encoded together in the Robertmurraya sp. FSL R5-0851 genome:
- a CDS encoding ATP-binding cassette domain-containing protein encodes MSKLLEVRGLTKRFGGVTAVSDISYDVGAGEIVAVIGPNGAGKTTLFNMISCFLSPTNGEVYFKGNKLTGQKIPQLAHLGISRTFQNLQIFHNLTVLENVMMGAHVKLKTNVVNAAFRLPRILKDERIAYDLALDAIHLVGLEELMFEQAGQLSYGLQKQLEFARAIVYKPDLIMLDEPMAGLNDYETNRMADYIKKLKSEGSSFLFVEHKMATVMELADRIIVLDFGKKIAEGTPDEIQQNAKVIAAYLGEEVV; translated from the coding sequence ATGTCAAAACTACTTGAAGTAAGGGGATTAACAAAACGATTTGGTGGAGTTACAGCGGTCTCTGATATCAGTTATGATGTAGGGGCTGGAGAAATCGTAGCAGTCATTGGACCAAACGGTGCAGGCAAAACAACTTTATTTAATATGATTTCTTGTTTTCTTTCTCCGACAAATGGAGAAGTATACTTCAAAGGTAATAAATTAACAGGACAAAAGATTCCCCAACTAGCTCACTTAGGGATATCTAGGACATTCCAGAATTTACAAATATTTCACAACTTGACTGTCCTTGAAAATGTAATGATGGGTGCTCATGTCAAGTTGAAAACCAATGTGGTGAATGCTGCCTTCCGACTCCCAAGGATTTTAAAGGATGAAAGAATTGCCTATGACCTAGCGTTAGATGCAATTCATTTAGTTGGCCTAGAAGAATTAATGTTCGAACAGGCAGGCCAGTTATCATATGGCCTTCAAAAGCAGTTGGAGTTTGCAAGAGCGATTGTTTATAAACCAGATTTAATTATGTTAGATGAACCAATGGCAGGTTTGAATGATTACGAAACCAATAGAATGGCAGATTATATTAAAAAATTAAAATCAGAAGGTAGTTCCTTTTTATTTGTTGAACATAAAATGGCGACGGTGATGGAGCTTGCAGATCGTATAATTGTCCTTGACTTTGGAAAGAAGATTGCGGAAGGAACTCCTGACGAAATACAACAAAATGCAAAGGTAATTGCTGCCTATCTAGGAGAGGAGGTTGTCTAA
- a CDS encoding ATP-binding cassette domain-containing protein: protein MLKVDGVSTHIGKIKILHEIYFQVEKGQIVSIIGANGAGKSTLLNTLAGLYRPTSGTITLENEVISGYPANKVVEKGLSLVPEGRQIFTNLTVKENLLLGIFSKYYKEKKLAEENLTKILDMFPGLKKHLKNLGGNLSGGEQQMLAIGRGLMSNPKIILLDEPSMGLAPKIVNEILDTLMIIKEDLGTMVILVEQNVKAALKVCDQAYVIDQGRMIINGTRDEISSNPQVISAYLGIKSAGA from the coding sequence ATGCTAAAGGTTGATGGCGTAAGTACCCATATTGGGAAAATAAAAATTCTCCATGAGATCTATTTTCAGGTGGAAAAAGGACAAATTGTCTCAATCATCGGTGCAAACGGTGCTGGGAAAAGTACGCTGTTAAATACGCTTGCTGGACTTTATCGGCCAACATCTGGAACGATTACTCTTGAGAATGAAGTTATAAGCGGCTATCCAGCTAATAAGGTAGTTGAAAAAGGCTTAAGTCTCGTTCCGGAAGGCAGACAAATCTTTACTAACCTAACTGTAAAGGAAAATTTATTGCTTGGAATCTTTTCAAAATATTATAAGGAGAAGAAGCTAGCAGAAGAAAATTTAACGAAAATACTTGATATGTTCCCTGGATTAAAGAAACATTTGAAAAACCTTGGTGGAAATTTAAGTGGTGGAGAACAGCAAATGTTAGCCATTGGTAGGGGTTTGATGTCAAATCCTAAAATCATCCTTCTAGATGAACCTTCCATGGGGCTTGCACCGAAAATAGTAAATGAAATACTTGATACATTAATGATCATTAAAGAGGATTTAGGAACAATGGTCATATTAGTAGAACAGAATGTGAAAGCTGCACTTAAAGTGTGTGATCAAGCCTATGTCATTGATCAGGGAAGAATGATTATAAATGGAACAAGAGACGAAATAAGCTCTAATCCTCAGGTGATCTCAGCTTATCTTGGCATTAAATCAGCTGGAGCATAA